AACAAGCCTTGCGCAGTGCCGAAGCCAGAACTTGGGAGGCGCTCTTGGCGGCCATCGCCGCCGCCTTGGCCTCAGTCACCCCACAAGACGCCGCTTCCTGGTTCGCACATTGCGGCTACAACTTTATTTAAAACGCTCTAACCTTCCAGTTTTGAGGCACTGACGCGACCTCGTATTCATGCTTTGGCTGACCGAGGAACACTTCCGTCTGCTTTTCGCTCCAGCCGGGTGTGACGGCATTGAAATCTGCGTAGTTGTTGCTTACGAGATTTTGCGCGGGTTTCCAACGGGACAGGAGGCCGATGAGGCAAAGCACGGCCAACAAAGCGAGAATGGACAACAAGGCGTCACCGCGTTGACGATAGGCGGAGCGAATGGAGTGCGAGCTGTTCATCTGGGCTATAGAGTGGAGGTTAACACCATTTCCTCGAATTTGTTAAGTTTAAATACAGAGGGCAAACTTGCGAGTTGAGGCGGCTTGACGGCAACGGCTTCTGCCCGCACTTTCCTTGAACTTGGCTGACCGTGATGTGTTGTCCCGTGCGGTGGCCGATCCGATTGGCGCCGTTGCTGCAACTCCCGCCGCGCAGACCCTGCGTGAGCGTGTGGAGTCGGGCGGCGCATTGTCGCTTGCTGGCGTGGCGGAGGCCGCGATGCCGTTTGTGGCGGCGATGATTCATCGGCTGTTTCCCACGCGGACGATGGTGGTGGTGACGGAATCGCTGAAGGTGCAGGAGCAGTTTCAGCAGGATTATGAGACGTGGAGTAAGGGGCGAGACGGAGGAGGGGCGAAGGGCGATACGGCGGGTAGAACATTATTTTATCCGGCTTGGGAGATTTTGCCGAATGAGGAGAAACTTCCGCATGCGGATGTGATCAGTGATCGGCTCGAAACCCTAGTGGCGTTGCGGCGGCATCGGGCGGGTGCAGAAGCGCCGGTGGTGATGACGAATATTTCGGCATTGTTGCAGAAGACTTTGGCGGCGACGCAACTGGAGCAGTGCACGCGGGCGTTCAAGCGCGGGGATTCGATCGATCCGATGGATTTGATCGAGTGGCTGGAGGATCAGGGTTACGAGCCGGAGGCGCAGGTGACGCAGCGCGGGGAGATCGCCTTGCGCGGGGGCATCGTGGATGTGTATCCGCTCACGAGTCCGTGGCCGGTGCGGTTGGAATTCTTCGGCAATGACCTGGAGTCGTTGCGTTACTTTGATCCGACCACGCAGATCTCGCGCGAGGAGATTCCGGAGATCGTGCTGCCGCCGGGTGGTGAGCTGGGCATCATGAAGCGCTTGGTGCGGGATGGTGCGAGGCCATCCGAGTGCATTGCGACGTTCTTTGATCAGTTGCCAGCGGATACCATTGTGTTGCTGGCGAATCTGACGGAGTTGCAACAGCACGGTGAGAGTTATGTTAAGGAGTTGGGCGCGGATAATCCGTTCTTCCTGAACATGGCCGAGTGGGAAACTCGTTTGCAACGAGGGGCCAAGAGTGTGGTGTGTTTTGGTGAGGAACTGCCGTTGTCGTTTAGTGGGGAGGCGGCGCGCGTTACTTTGGAGTTGGAGAGCTTGGAGACGTATCGGTCGCTGGGTGATCGTCCGCCGGAGGCTCAGGTGGCGGAGGCGCAGCGGCGGGAGTTTTTCCAACAATTGCATCGCTGGCAGCGGCAGGATTACTCGATGCATGTGGTGTGCAATAACGACGGGGAGAGCCAGCGGTTTAAGGAGATTTGGGCGGAGTATGGGTTGGGTGAGTTGAAGGGCGTGACGATTGATCTCGGGGCGTTGTCGCGCGGATTCCTGAGTGATGAGGCGAAGCTGGCGGTGGTGACGGATGCGGAGATCTTCGGGCGCTACAAGGTGCAGCGGCCGCGTCGCATGAAGACGCAGCACGCGAAGGTGGCGCGCTCGGCGATGGAGATCAATTTCACGGAGCTGGAGTTTGGCGATTACGTGGTGCATCTGCAGCATGGCATCGGCAAGTATCTGGGGCTGCAAGTGCTGCCCATCAGTGGCGGGCGCAAGCGTCCGCGTGAGGAGCAGACGCCAGAGGTGATGCAGGAGTGCCTGGTGATCGAGTATGCCGCGAGCACGACGGATCAAGCACCGCCGAAGCTTTACGTACCGGTGACGGAGGCGCATCTGGTGGGCAAGTACGTGGGTGCGGGCAAGGCGCGTCCGCAACTTAACACGCTCGGAGGAAATCGTTGGGCGAAGGCGAAGGAGCAGGCGCAGCGGGCAGTGCGAGATCTGGCGGGTGAACTGCTCACCATTCAAGCAGCGCGGGCTTCGCAGCCGGGTTATGCCTTCGGGCCGGATACGCCGTGGCAACGGGAGTTCGAGGGCTCGTTCTTGTATGAAGAAACCATTGATCAGGTGAAGGCCATCGATGCGGCGAAGAAGGATATGGAGGTGGCGAAGCCGATGGACCGCTTGATCTGCGGTGACGTGGGTTTCGGCAAGACGGAGGTGGCGATCCGCGCGGCGTTCAAGGCGGTGATGGGTGGCAAGCAGGTGGCGATCATGGTGCCGACGACGGTGCTCGCGCAGCAGCATTATCGCACGTTCCGTGAGCGCATGGCGGATTATCCGGTGAAGGTGGAATTGCTCTCACGCTTCCGCACGAAGAAGGAGCAGGCGAAGGTGATTGAAGACCTGGCGACGGGCGCGGTGGATATCGTGGTGGGGACGCATCGGGTGGTGCAGAGCGATATCGTTTTCAAAGACCTTGGTCTGGTGGTGGTGGATGAGGAGCAACGTTTCGGCGTGATGCATAAGGAGAAGTTCAAGCTCATGCGCAAGCTGGTGGATGTGCTGACGCTGAGTGCGACACCGATTCCGCGCACGCTGCATCTCGCGCTTACGGGTGCGCGGGACATGAGCACCATCGAGACGCCGCCGCATGATCGTTTGCCGGTGGAGACGGTGGTAACGCAGTATGATGAGCGGATGATCCGTGATGCGATCTTGCGCGAGATGCAGCGGGATGGGCAGGTGTTCTTCCTGCATAATCGCGTGAGCACGATCGACATGATGGCGACGAAGCTCCGCACGCTGGTGCCGGATGCACGCATCGTGGTGGGGCATGGGCAGATGGATGCGGATGATCTGGAAGAGGTGATGACGGCGTTCGTGAATGGGGAGGCCGATGTGCTGCTCTCCACGACGATCATCGAGAGCGGCCTCGATATCCCGAATGCGAACACCATCATCATTGATCGCGCGGATCGGTTTGGGTTGAGCGAGCTGTATCAATTGCGGGGTCGCGTGGGGCGTTACAAGCATCAGGCGTATGCGTACCTGATGATCCCGCGGCATGCGTCGTTGCTGAGTGATGCGCGGAAACGGATGAGCGCGATCAAGCAGTATTCGAAGCTGGGCAGCGGATTTAAGATCGCGATGCGGGATTTGGAGATCCGTGGTGCGGGCAATCTCTTGGGTGCACAGCAGAGCGGGCATATCACGGCGGTGGGGTTTGAGCTTTATTGCCAGTTGCTGAAGCAAAGTGTTTCCGCGCTGAAGGGCGAGAAGGTGAAGCCGCGCGTGGAGGTGCCGGTGCGTTTGGATTTTCTGGATACGAATCCGAAGGCGGAGGCGGTGGTGAGCGGTGAGGATGATGAGGCGCTGGAGGAAGAAAGTGAGAAACTTCCGAAGGGGAGGGTGGTGGAGATTGTGCGACCGGGGTTGACGCAGGCGTGTATTCCGTTGAGTTACATCCCGGAATCGCAGCAGCGGGTGGATATGTATCGAAAGATCGCGCAGGTGACGGAGTATGCGGAGCTGGAGGCGGTGCGGAAGGAGTTGCGGGATCGCTTCGGGAAACTGCCGGAGGCGATGGATCTGTTGCTGCGCGTCTCCGAACTAAAGGTGATGGCGGTGGAGCGGAAGATATCATCCATCGAGGCGAAGGAAGGCAAGCTGATGATCACGCGGAACAATGATTTCATCATGCTAGGCGGGAAGTTTCCGAGGCTGACGAAGAAGGCGGCGCTGGCGAAGGTGAATGAGATTAAGAAGCTATTGCTGGCGATTTAGGGAATGACTAATGACGAAATCCGAATGACCTGGGAAGCAGGGCAGGGGGAGAGATGAGGGGTTGGAATCATGTAACGTGAGGGGAAAACCTCTTCCTGTCGGCAGCATTGGGTTTGATTTTGGCTGGCATGGGGTTTTCGAGGATGACGATAAGGACGAGAATGAGGGAAAATCGGTGGAATTGCGGCTTGAATGGGGCGGGATTTGGTTTTAGCTCAGTTCGTCCACATAATTTATCATGAAGAAGACTATTGTTTATCGCGGGACGGCTGGCGCGTTGCTGGGGTTAAGCCTGGTTTTGCTGGCGGGTTGTGGCGAGGCGGCTAAGAAGCCGGAGTCGGCCAACGGTGCGTCGAAGGCGGAGCCCAATCCCTCGGACATGTCGTGGACGAACGGGATGGTATGGATACCGGCGGGCACTTTTTCAATGGGTTCGGAGAATGGGCAATCTGATGAGAAGCCCGTACGCCAGATCACGGTTGACGGTTTTTGGATGGACAAGACTGAGGTCACGAACGAGGAATATGAAAAATTCGTGAAAGCGACGGGGTATGTGACGATTGCCGAGCGAAAACCTGATCCTAAAGACTTTCCCGGAGCCGATCCGGCGATGCTGGTAGCTGGTTCGATAGTGTTTCGTCCGCCAGAGGGGGATGTGCCGTTGGACAATTATTACGTCTGGTGGACCTATATTCCCGGAGCAAATTGGAAGCACCCAGAAGGACCCAGCTCAAATCTGCAAGGGCGTGAGAAGCACCCGGTGGTGCATGTGTGCTATGAAGATGCACTCGCTTATTGCAAGTGGGCGAGAAAACGTCTTCCGACGGAGGCAGAATGGGAGTATGCTGCCCGCGGTGGCTTGGATCAGAAAAAATATGCTTGGGGTGACGAGCAGACGCCGGCGGGCAAGTGGGTGGCGAATATCTGGCAGGGGAAGTTTCCCGCTGTGAACTCCATGGACGACGGATTCCGCACGACTTCACCTGTGGGCACGTTTCCGCCGAATGGCTATGGGCTCGTAGATATGGCGGGCAATGTGTGGGAGTGGTGCGCGGATTGGTATGGCGCAGACGCCTACGCCAAGATGCCGGAGAAGAACCCTCATGGTGTCAGCCAAGAACAAAGTTTTGACCAAAATGAACCGGGTGTGGCGAAACGGGTGCAACGCGGAGGTTCTTACCTTTGTGCGGACACTTATTGCACGGGCTATCGTCCTAGCGCACGTATGAAGAACACGCCGGATAGCGCGACGTCTCATTCGGGATTCAGGTGTGCGAGAACGAAGTAAGGTTACTAAATTGGAGGATTTGCAGCAGCCGACTGTTGCGGCACGCTCTCACCCATAGTCAGAGTTTGCGCGGGAGCATCTTGGCTGGTCACGGTTACGTTAACATGCGTGCCGCCGACTTTTTCCAAACGTGAAGCGATGGTCTTATGAGCGATTTCAGGGCGATTGCAATCGCGGCTGAGGTGGCCGAGGTAAAGTTGTTTCAGATCTGCGTGGACGATTTGTTCGAGAACATCCGCCGCGGCGTCATTGGAGAGATGGCCGTGGCGGCTGAGGATGCGCTGCTTCAGGCTCCATGGACGACGCGTGTCTTCCTGTAGCAGACGTAAATCATGGTTGGCTTCCAGCACGACGATGTTCGCGCGACGGATGCGTTCCACGACGAGCTTCGTCGCATGGCCGAGGTCAGTCAGGAAGCCGATGGAGCCGACAGCGGTGTTCAGCACAAAGCCGACCGGGTCCTGGGCATCGTGTGGGACGGAAAAAGTGTCGATGCCTACCTCACCAATCTCAAAGGAAGAGCCGGTGATGAACATGCGGCAATCGAATTTGGTTTCGAGCTGGCGCTCGATGGCTTCCCGGGTATCGCGATTGCAATAGATGGGGATGTTCAGTTTGGCGGCGATGGTGGTCAGGCCTTGGATGTGGTCGTGATGCTCGTGGGTGATGAGAATGCCCGTCAGACCTTCAGGAGCGCGACCAAGGGTGGCGAGGCGTTGGCGGATCTGACGTCCGCTGAAGCCGGCATCGATAAGCAGGCGCGTTTCACCCGCTTCCAAGTAAGCACAATTGCCACTGGAACCACTGCCTAAAATGGTGAACTGGACCGGCACAAGCGCAACGTATCAGTGAACACGCGGGGGACAATGGATTTTTAGGGGGTAAACCTGAGAAATTGGAGGCTAACACCTGATTGACAGGGGGATGAAAAGTTATTCACAGGTGGCACAGTTCTTGAAAAAGCACGGGGCGTGCCATTTCAGCCTTGAGGATTTGGATTTCGAGTTTAGAGTCTAGCCGATGTCGCAAGGGATGCATCTATCGCAGCGGATGGCACTGTCACAGGTGCTGGCACCGCAGTTGCAGCAATCGTTGGCGCTTTTGCAAGCGCCTACGCTGGAGTTGCGGGCTTTGGTCGAGCAAGAGCTTGAGCAAAACCCCATGCTGGAAGAAGTTGCGGAGATGGACACGGATGCGAAGGAAAGTCGACTGCGTGAAGAGGATGGAACAGTCGCCTCAGCCGATCCTTGCGAGCCTCCGGAGGATACAAAGGTCGATCCCACAAGGGAAGGGGATGGCCCTGATCCGGCAGATACTTTCCGGGAAGAGTTCGAGAAACTGGTGCAACAAGACCAGGAATGGCGCGATCATTATTCCCAGACAAACAGTCCCAATCGCCACTCGGCCGAGGATGAGGAGAAGCGTGAGTTTTTGCTAAACTCCATCGTGGCGAACACCTCGCTGCAGGAGCATTTGATGGATCAGCTCCGCATGTCGGAGTGCTCGAAAGATTTGCGGCCGATCGCTGAGTTGGTCATTGGTAACATCGATGACCGTGGTTATTTGCCGGAACGGAAGGATGATCCTCGACGCTTTGAGGACGGGCGGAAGTATGATGCGCTGGATGACTTGGCATTTTCTACGGGTATTCCGCGGGCAAAAATCGAGCAGGCGTTTAAGCTGATTCAATCTTTTGATCCCGCTGGTGTGGGTGCACGCGA
This DNA window, taken from Verrucomicrobiia bacterium, encodes the following:
- the mfd gene encoding transcription-repair coupling factor; its protein translation is MNLADRDVLSRAVADPIGAVAATPAAQTLRERVESGGALSLAGVAEAAMPFVAAMIHRLFPTRTMVVVTESLKVQEQFQQDYETWSKGRDGGGAKGDTAGRTLFYPAWEILPNEEKLPHADVISDRLETLVALRRHRAGAEAPVVMTNISALLQKTLAATQLEQCTRAFKRGDSIDPMDLIEWLEDQGYEPEAQVTQRGEIALRGGIVDVYPLTSPWPVRLEFFGNDLESLRYFDPTTQISREEIPEIVLPPGGELGIMKRLVRDGARPSECIATFFDQLPADTIVLLANLTELQQHGESYVKELGADNPFFLNMAEWETRLQRGAKSVVCFGEELPLSFSGEAARVTLELESLETYRSLGDRPPEAQVAEAQRREFFQQLHRWQRQDYSMHVVCNNDGESQRFKEIWAEYGLGELKGVTIDLGALSRGFLSDEAKLAVVTDAEIFGRYKVQRPRRMKTQHAKVARSAMEINFTELEFGDYVVHLQHGIGKYLGLQVLPISGGRKRPREEQTPEVMQECLVIEYAASTTDQAPPKLYVPVTEAHLVGKYVGAGKARPQLNTLGGNRWAKAKEQAQRAVRDLAGELLTIQAARASQPGYAFGPDTPWQREFEGSFLYEETIDQVKAIDAAKKDMEVAKPMDRLICGDVGFGKTEVAIRAAFKAVMGGKQVAIMVPTTVLAQQHYRTFRERMADYPVKVELLSRFRTKKEQAKVIEDLATGAVDIVVGTHRVVQSDIVFKDLGLVVVDEEQRFGVMHKEKFKLMRKLVDVLTLSATPIPRTLHLALTGARDMSTIETPPHDRLPVETVVTQYDERMIRDAILREMQRDGQVFFLHNRVSTIDMMATKLRTLVPDARIVVGHGQMDADDLEEVMTAFVNGEADVLLSTTIIESGLDIPNANTIIIDRADRFGLSELYQLRGRVGRYKHQAYAYLMIPRHASLLSDARKRMSAIKQYSKLGSGFKIAMRDLEIRGAGNLLGAQQSGHITAVGFELYCQLLKQSVSALKGEKVKPRVEVPVRLDFLDTNPKAEAVVSGEDDEALEEESEKLPKGRVVEIVRPGLTQACIPLSYIPESQQRVDMYRKIAQVTEYAELEAVRKELRDRFGKLPEAMDLLLRVSELKVMAVERKISSIEAKEGKLMITRNNDFIMLGGKFPRLTKKAALAKVNEIKKLLLAI
- a CDS encoding formylglycine-generating enzyme family protein; the protein is MKKTIVYRGTAGALLGLSLVLLAGCGEAAKKPESANGASKAEPNPSDMSWTNGMVWIPAGTFSMGSENGQSDEKPVRQITVDGFWMDKTEVTNEEYEKFVKATGYVTIAERKPDPKDFPGADPAMLVAGSIVFRPPEGDVPLDNYYVWWTYIPGANWKHPEGPSSNLQGREKHPVVHVCYEDALAYCKWARKRLPTEAEWEYAARGGLDQKKYAWGDEQTPAGKWVANIWQGKFPAVNSMDDGFRTTSPVGTFPPNGYGLVDMAGNVWEWCADWYGADAYAKMPEKNPHGVSQEQSFDQNEPGVAKRVQRGGSYLCADTYCTGYRPSARMKNTPDSATSHSGFRCARTK
- a CDS encoding MBL fold metallo-hydrolase, whose amino-acid sequence is MPVQFTILGSGSSGNCAYLEAGETRLLIDAGFSGRQIRQRLATLGRAPEGLTGILITHEHHDHIQGLTTIAAKLNIPIYCNRDTREAIERQLETKFDCRMFITGSSFEIGEVGIDTFSVPHDAQDPVGFVLNTAVGSIGFLTDLGHATKLVVERIRRANIVVLEANHDLRLLQEDTRRPWSLKQRILSRHGHLSNDAAADVLEQIVHADLKQLYLGHLSRDCNRPEIAHKTIASRLEKVGGTHVNVTVTSQDAPAQTLTMGESVPQQSAAANPPI